In the genome of Vicia villosa cultivar HV-30 ecotype Madison, WI linkage group LG7, Vvil1.0, whole genome shotgun sequence, one region contains:
- the LOC131615785 gene encoding syntaxin-31-like: MASTYRDRTSEFRSLTETLKKTGGGGEATAPPNQQPSTSQGSYSRSEFNRKASQIGLGIHETSQKIARLAKLAKKSSLFNDPIIEIQELTALIKTDITTLNSAVLNLQNIQKFDSADENYSEDRVVHSNAVCNDLKNKLMGATKHLQDVLTTRTENIKAHENRKQIFSKNPLQHQPKQTTEPPPWSNSTNAFETESLLQTPGPPSNGVPPAGNQLRRRLAVDNNPSQQMEMSLVQQVVPRHEEYAQSRSTALHNVESTITELSGIFSHLATMVAHQGELAIRIDDNMDESLANVEGARSSLLRHLNQISSNRWLMIKIFAILIFFLMIFIFFVA, encoded by the exons ATGGCTTCCACCTACCGTGATCGTACGTCGGAGTTCCGATCACTGACGGAGACTCTAAAGAAGACTGGTGGTGGAGGAGAAGCCACCGCACCGCCGAATCAACAACCATCTACATCTCAAGGTTCCTATTCAAGATCTGAATTCAACCGAAAGGCATCACAAATCGGATTAGGAATCCACGAAACTTCACAGAAAATCGCAAGGCTCGCTAAGC TGGCGAAGAAATCGTCTCTGTTTAATGATCCGATTATAGAGATTCAAGAACTGACTGCATTGATTAAGACTGATATAACGACGTTGAATTCAGCGGTTTTAAATTTGCAAAATATTCAGAAATTTGATTCGGCTGATGAGAATTACTCAGAAGATAGGGTTGTGCATTCTAATGCTGTTTGCAATGACTTGAAGAATAAGCTCATGGGAGCCACAAAGCATCTTCAAGATGTTTTAACTACAAGGACAGAG AACATCAAGGCTCATGAGAATAGGAAGCAGATATTTTCCAAGAACCCTTTACAGCATCAGCCAAAGCAAACTACTGAGCCGCCACCTTGGTCAAATTCCACAAATGCATTTGAAACTGAGAGTTTGCTACAAACACCAGG ACCACCATCAAATGGAGTTCCTCCAGCTGGCAATCAGCTAAG GCGAAGGTTAGCCGTGGACAACAATCCATCCCAGCAAATGGAGATGTCTTTGGTACAACAGGTTGTTCCTCGGCATGAAGAATATGCCCAAAGTCGATCAACTGCTCTGCACAATGTGGAATCTACTATTACTGAACTTAGTGGAATCTTCTCTCATTTGGCTACGATGGTTGCCCATCAAGGAGAGCTAGCTATCAG GATTGATGACAACATGGATGAGTCATTGGCAAATGTTGAAGGAGCCCGCAGTTCTTTATTGAGGCATCTCAACCAAATATCATCGAATAGATGGCTTATGATCAAAATATTTGCCATTTTGATATTCTTTCTGATGATCTTCATATTCTTTGTGGCCTAA